GGTCGGTGCCTACGACTGCGCCAGCATTTGCACCAGCAATGGCATACTGGGTAATCATGCGTTGACGGGCTTTGATATTCCCCTTGTTGAAATCAGAAACCATTATCCCAGCTTCCGCTAAAGCTAAGACTTCACCATCAACTGCAGCCTTAATATTGACTGTCAGACTTTGATCTGGCTTGATAAATGCAAGTGCACGTTGTGCATCTGCTTCATCATATTGGACACCGTAGGGCAAGCGAATGGCAATAAATTGATAGGCTGAATCACCTGTTTCAGCACGCAAAGACTCGATTGCAAGCTGCGCTAAACGTCCTGCCAAACTTGAGTCTTGCCCCCCTGAAATACCCAAGACCAGTGTTTTCAAAAAAGGGTGTTGCTTTAAATAAGCTTTCAAAAAATCGACTGAACGTGCTACTTCTTCTGCTGGTGAAATAGCTGGTTTAACACC
The DNA window shown above is from Lactococcus paracarnosus and carries:
- the nadE gene encoding ammonia-dependent NAD(+) synthetase, whose protein sequence is MTLQDDIISELGVKPAISPAEEVARSVDFLKAYLKQHPFLKTLVLGISGGQDSSLAGRLAQLAIESLRAETGDSAYQFIAIRLPYGVQYDEADAQRALAFIKPDQSLTVNIKAAVDGEVLALAEAGIMVSDFNKGNIKARQRMITQYAIAGANAGAVVGTDHAAENITGFFTKFGDGGADILPLFRLNKRQGKQLLAYLAADPAIYEKVPTADLEDGKPGLADELALGVTYDQIDDYLEGRQVVEKSRQVIEKWWLKTTHKRHLPITVFDTFWQV